TCAAAAAATAATTATTGGATTAGTTGCTGCGGTTGCATTAGTTACTATTGGATACTTGGCATACCAAAAATTTATTGCTTCTCCAAAAGAAGATGAAGCTGCAAATGAAATGTTTGTTGCACAACAGGATTTTCAAAAAGCTACTGACGGAGTTGCAAGTGATTCTTTGTATAAATTAGCATTGAATGGTTCTGAAGGTAAATTTGGATTTGTTAAAATTGCAGATGAATATTCAGGAACAGCTGCTGGAAATTTAGCTAATTATTATGCAGGTATCGCTTATTTGAACACAGGTAAATATACTGAAGCTATTGATTATTTAAACAAATTCACTTCAGAAGATATTATTTTAAGCGCTTTGGCAAAAGGAGCAATTGGAGATGCATATTCTCAAAAAAACCAACAAAAAGAAGCTTTAGAGAGTTATGTAAAAGCGGCTGAAATTAGCAAAAATGATTTCACAACACCACGTTTTTTATTGAAAGCTGGAAAAGCAGCTTTAGCTCTAGGTAATAAAGAAGAAGCACTTAAGTATTTTACTGATATAAAAGAAAACTACGATACAACACCAGAAGCTTCTTCTGTTGATGTTTTGATAGGATTGGCACAGTAATACTAGATTAAATTTTGTAAATTAGGGGTTAGATTTTGTAAGAGATTGGATTTGGTCTGATAGCTTGTAAATTCTAACCTTTAATTTTTAACTAATAACCTCTAAAATCTAATTTTTAAGATGGCTACCGAAAACAAGAATTTATCCGAATATGACAAAAATAAAGTTCCAGATGCGAAAGATTTTCGCTTTGGAATCGTTGTCTCCGAATGGAATGAAACCATAACCGAAGGTCTTTATAGCGGTGCTTTTACAGCGCTTTTAGAAAATCATGTTCCACCACAACAAATTATTCGTTGGAACGTACCAGGAAGTTTTGAACTTATTTATGGTGCTAAGAAAATGTTGCAAACACAAAATGTAGATGCAGTAATTGTTATTGGATGTGTTATTCAAGGTCAAACGAAACATTTTGATTTTGTTTGCGAAGGTGTAACACAAGGAATAAAAGACTTAAATGTTCAAACAGATATTCCTGTTATATTTTGTGTCCTTACCGATAATACGATTCAACAATCCATAGATAGAAGTGGAGGAATACATGGTAATAAAGGAACTGAGGCGGCCATTGCAGCTATAAAAATGGCTTATATTCGTCAACAGGCGTCGTTAAGCCACCAGATTGATAATCAGCATTTGTTGTCATCAGGAGCGTTACGAATTGAAAATTTGCCTCTAGAATTAGAAGAGTAATAAAAATAAAATAAACTTATAAAACCTATACTGTTCATTAAATAGTATAGGTTTTTTGTTTTTTTTATGATTAACTAAACTACAAAACCCAATAGAAATTCCTTAAATTTGTAATCTTTGGGTTTGAAACCTTTCAAACCTTAAACGCTAAACCAATTTTTTTTTAATGTCGAGTATTATTCAATTACTTCCTGATCATGTTGCCAATCAAATTGCCGCTGGAGAAGTCGTACAAAGACCTGCTTCAGTTGTAAAAGAATTACTGGAAAATGCTGTTGATGCTAGAGCAACTGATATCAAGTTAATTATAAAAGATGCAGGAAAATCTTTGATACAGGTTATTGATAATGGATTAGGGATGAGTGTTACGGATGCACGTTTGTGTTTTGAACGTCATGCCACTTCCAAAATTCGTCAAGCGGAAGATTTATTCTCTTTGCATACCAAAGGATTTCGTGGGGAAGCGTTGGCATCTATAGCCGCAATTGCGCATATCGAAATGAAAACCAAACAAGATCAAGAAGAACTTGGTACGCATATCATTATTGAAGGAAGTAAGTTTGTTTCTCAAGAAGTTGCCGTTTTGCCAAAAGGAACTTCTTTTGCAGTTAAGAATTTGTTTTTTAATATTCCTGCTCGCCGTAACTTTTTGAAATCAGATATTGTAGAATATAAACATGTTATTGATGAGTTTCAACGGGTCGCTTTGGCTCACCCAAAAATTCATTTTACATTTTACCACAACGGCAGCGATATGTTTAATTTGCCACCTTCTACTTTGCGTCAACGAATTGTCAATATTTTTTCGGGTAAAACCAATGAAAAATTAGTTCCTGTTCAGGAAGAAACAGAAATAGTTGCTATTCAAGGATTTGTTAGTAAACCTGAATTCGCGAAGAAGAACCGTGGGGAGCAATTTTTCTTTGTAAACGACCGTTTTATAAAAAGTGGTTATTTGCATCATGCCGTTATGGCGGCTTATGATGGGATTTTGAAAGATGGGGCACAACCTAGTTATTTTTTATATTTAACGGTACCACCTAATACTATTGATATCAATATCCATCCTACTAAAACCGAAATTAAGTTTGATGATGAGCAGGCGTTATATGCAATTTTGAGAGCATCAATTAAACATAGTTTGGGTCAGTTTAATGTAGCGCCAGTTTTAGATTTTGATAGAGATGCTAATTTAGATACGCCTTACCATTATAAAGATTTAGAAGGTGAAACGCCTACTATTCAGGTTAATAGGGATTTTAATCCATTTTCGGAGGAAAAACCTAGTAAACAATTTTCTAGTTATAAAAAACCAGAACCAACTGCTAGTTGGGAAAGTTTGTACGTGGGTTTAAAGCACGATACTGAAACCTTCTCTGCAAAAAGCGATTTTACCTTTACAAATGAAGAAATAACATCTTCTTTATTTAACGATGAAGAAGTTGAACAAGTGGTACACAAAACATATCAAATTCATAAAAAATATATTGTTTCTCCTATAAAATCAGGAATGGTTATTGTAGACCAACAACGGGCACATCAGCGCGTTTTGTATGAACAGTTTTTAGTGAGTATGACCGTTCATCAAGCTTCAAGCCAACAGTTATTGTTTCCGTTGAATTTGTTTTTTTCGACTAATGAAATGGAATTAATTGCTGAATTACAGCTTTCGTTAATGAATACTGGATTTGTATTTGAAGAAAGTATGGCTGATCATGTTGTTATTTCAGGCATTCCAGTAAATGTAACTGAAAGCGAAGTTTCTATAGTTTTAGAACAATTGTTAAGCGATTTGCAAGATGGAATACCAGAAAGTAGTTTCAGCCAAAACGACACAATTGCTAAATCAATGGCAAAAAGTTTGGCGGTTAAAACAGGTACTTATTTAACAGAAAAAGAACAGGAGAATTTGGTAAATGGGCTTTTTGCTTGTAAAGATCCAAATGTTTCCCCATTTCAAAAACCAACTTTCATAACGATGCGTGTGGAAGATTTAGATAAAAAATTTGCAATATGAGAAATGTAACCGAAACGGTAAAACAATTAATTATTATTAATATTTTGTTTTTTGTAGGGACACTAGCTATAGGAGATTCAGCCTATAGAATATTAGCTTTATATTTTCCTGAAAGCCCTGATTTTAAATTTTGGCAACCTATAACTCACATGTTTATGCATGGGGGATTTATGCATATTTTCTTTAATATGTTTGCACTATATTCTTTTGGGTCTGCTTTGGAACATTTTTGGGGAGCTAAAAAATTCTTATTTTTCTATATTTCTTGTGGTTTAGGTGCTGCTTTGGTGAATACAGCTATAAACTATTATTATTTTCAAGAAGGGTTGAATACATTGATGGCAAATGGATTTCCTAGAGCAGAAATTTTACAAGTTTTAAGCGAAGGAAAAATCAATACCAAATGGCAAGAACTTTTATCAGTTTCTGACTTTCAAAATTTCACCTCGGCTTATCTTGGTTCGGTAGTAGGAGCTTCAGGAGCCATTTACGGTGTGATAGTAGCATTTGCTTTTATGTTTCCAAATGCTGAATTAGCATTAATGTTTGTGCCAATTCCTATAAAAGCGAAGTATTTTGTCCCAGGATTAGTTCTTATCGATTTGTATTTAGGAGTGTCGGGAGGTGAATCTATTTTTGGAGGTGGGGGAATTGCCCATTTCGCTCATGTTGGAGGCGCTTTATTTGGGTTTATTATTATGTGGTATTGGAAGAAAAATCAATTCAATAGAAATCGTTGGAATTAATCAGAAGTTCTAAATATTAAATTAGATTATGGGTATTATTGATGATTTAAAATTGCAATATAAATTAGGAGGAATAGCTTTTAGGTTAATCTTCTGGAATGTAATATGCTTCTTAGTTTCATTGGTGTTTTTTTATCAATTTAAGAGTGGTGTTTTTGATTTTCCCAATTGGATTGCTTTATCATCTGAACCAGCTATTTTTATTACTAAACCATGGACTTTATTGACCTATGCTTTTTTTCATTACGGTTTTGGCCATTTGTTTTTTAATATGTTGGTTCTGAATTTTTCAAGTACTTTGTTTTTGACTTTTTTTACACCGAAACAATATTTAGGTTTGTATTTGCTAAGTGCTTTTTTTTCTGGAATATGCTTCGTGTTAGGATTTTATTTTTTTAATCTAAGTGCTTCCATTATAGGGGCTTCGGCGGCAATTATGGCTATTTTAGTTGCTACAACCACATATAGCCCACTTATGAATGTCCGACTTTTGATTATTGGGAATGTAAAATTGTGGCACATAACACTTGTTATTCTTGTCATTGATTTAATGCAATTTAGATTAGAAAATACAGGAGGACATATTTCTCATATATCGGGTGCTTTTTTTGGTTTTATTTTTATTAAATTGCTACAAAATGGAATTGATTTAAGTAATATAGTGACGAATATAATTAGTTTTGGTTCTAATTTGTTCAAAAAATCACCATCAACACCATTTAAAAAAGTTCATAAAAATTACCATAAACCTGTAGAAAAAACAGTTTCACGAATTGTTACTAAAGATAAAACGCAGCAGCAAATTGATGAGATTCTAGATAAAATTAGTCAATCAGGATATGATTGTTTGACAAAAGAAGAGAAAGAATTTTTATTTAAAGCAGGCAAATAATCAGCGAATGCTGAATTAAAAAAGAAAAGATGAAAAACCTCTCATGGTTTAATAAAGGAATGTTTTTTTTGAATATAGTTTTGACTGTATTGACTTTCAGTGCCTATCTTTTACCTTTTCTTGCTCCCAAAGCTTTTCCTTTATTGTCAGTTCTAACCTTGTTTATGCCGTTGTTTTTTATATTTAATGGCTTGTTTTTTATCTATTGGGCATTTCAATTCAAAAAGAGAATGATTTTGTCTGGATTAGTTCTTTTGATGGGGATTACTTTCATTAATAAATTCTACAAGTTTTCTGCCAAAGATTTCCCGCAAAGCGAAAAAGATTTTACCGTAATGAGCTATAATGTGCGCTTATTTAACGTGTTTAAATGGTTAGATAGAGATAATGTACCATCAGAAATTTTGACTTTTATAAATGATAAAAATCCTGATATACTTTGTATACAAGAATATTCTTCGTCAGCCAATATCGATTTGAAAGTTTACAGTCATAAATATATATTTATGGGAGGTAACCAAATTAAAACTGGGCAGGCAATTTTTTCTAAATTCCCCATTATAAATGAGGGAAATATTGTTTTTCCAAACTCTAATAATAATGTAATCTTTGCTGATATTAAGCGTGGTAAAGAAATTATTAGAGTCTATAATATGCATTTGCAATCTATAAAGATTTCGCCTGATGTCAATGAAATCAATGATAATATTGATGCTATTAATCAGCAAAAATCTCAAATGTTGTTTAATAGAATTAGTAAAGCGTTTAAGCAACAACAGCAACAGGCAGAAATTTTTAAAGAACACAAAAAAGGTTGCACGTATCCCTTAATTATTTGTGGAGATATGAATAATAGTGCCTTTTCGTATGTGTATAGAAATATTAAAGGAAAATTAAAAGATTGTTTTGAAGAAGCTGGAAAGGGCTTTGGCGCAACGTATAAGTTTAAGTATTATCCTGCTAGAATTGATTACATTTTTGCTGATGAAAAAATGAAGGTTAAATCATTTGAGAGTTTTCCAGAATTTGTCAATTCAGATCATTATCCTATTATGACTAAATTAGCCTTTGAATAGAAGTAGTAATACTTTTTTTAGCTTATTTTTTGACTTTTTAAATAATCCAAAGCAAACTTTCCTTCATTGAAAAGTAAGTCCAAAACGCTAAGATTATTGATGAATCCATATTTGTCATCAAAAACTTGAGTATAGCTTTCAAATACGGAAGTGTCTTTTTTTCCATTTGCCAAAAACCTAAAATCTGTAACTTTATTAGCATCTACTTCATGAAAGTATTCTACAGTAGTTTTATAATCCAATTTAAGCCTCATGGATTTTGTAATAAAGTCTAAAGTTTCAAAATTCAGATCCAATAAAAAATTATGTTTTTTTTCGAAAATTGGACGAATGTCGTCTTCAAAATATTCAAAAAATGGAGAGCTTCTATAGGCTGCTTCTAATGATTTAAAATGTTGTTTTTGCCAATCAAAATCATTTTCTATTTGAATGTCTTTTGTTTTCTGATGGCTTAATTTGGAATGCTTTACAGGTATATTTAATAACTGAATTCCATTTGGACTATAAATATAAGTACGATTTCGATTGGTTTGTTTCTGAAAATTATCTTCAATTTCAAAGGTAATTTCTTCAGATTGTGCCATCGCAACAAAATGACTAATGGAAGGAAAATAGGTAGGGTGGAGTAGTGTATTCATTTTTTAATTGGTTTAAAGTTTAAGGTTGTTGAAACCTTAAACTTTAAACATTTTCATTTAAATTTTTCTCTCTTTTCTTTTTTTCCAAAAAAACTCGCCAACAAAAAACGCAACTAATCCAAGTAAAAATAATTTGAAATAGGATTGTGGCTGTCCTTCTCCGCTAACAGTTGTAAATAATCTTTCCCAACGAATTTTATCTAATCCTTTTGCATTTGAATCAATGCTTAACCAAATAAAAATAGGTTTTCCTACGATGTGATTTTCTGGAACATAACCCCAATAACGACTGTCTTCAGAGTTGTGACGGTTGTCACCCATCATCCAATAGTAGTCTTGTTTGAAAGTATATGTAGTAGCTACTTTATCATTAATTACTATTTCAGAACCATTTACATTCAATTTGTTATCCTCGTAATCTGTAATTATAGTTTTATAGAACGGTAAAGTTTCCATTGTTAAAGCTACAGTTTTACCTTTTTGTGGGATGTAAATTGGACCGAAATTATCACGATTCCATTTGTTTATATGAGGAAAAATACCATTTTCAACATCCTTAGAAATGATTCTTTTAACTCCAGTAATTCCAGGAACATTTTTTAATCTTTCCGCACCAGCTGCAGTTAATGCCGCAATAAATAGGGTGTCTTTTTTTTGATCGTCAATAAATCCTGCACCGTCAGTTATATCCATATCTTTAAATAGATATTCAAAATCTATAGGTGTTTTTCCGTCTAAAGCAACTTTGTATGAAAATTGAGGTTTTGCTCTTTCAGGCAAAATCAATTCTTTACCATTGATATAGACAATACCATCTTTTATTGACAAGCTATCTCCTGGAATACCCACGCAACGTTTTACATAATTTGATTTTTTATCGATAGGTTTATCAACTCTTCTTCCAGTATCATCTCTGAATTTGTAAACTGTATCCGCTGGCCAGTTAAAAACGACAATGTCGGTTCTATTTATACTTTGCATAGCAGGAAGTCTTAAATAAGGTAATTCAGGCCATGTAAGATATGATTTGCGTTTCAAAAAAGGAATAGTGTCGTGTACCATAGGTAATGCTACGGTAGTCATAGGAACTCTCGCGCCGTAATTCATTTTACTTACAAATAGAAAATCACCTACTAATAATGACTTTTCTAAAGAAGAGGTAGGAATGGTGTAAGGCTGAATAAAATAGGTGTGTACTAAAGTGGCTACTATAACAGCAAATAGTAGTGAGCTTACTGTATCTGCTGTTCTGTTCTCTGGCTGTAAACTCCTATCTGTTATATAGTTTAGCGGTTGGGTATAATTTATATAAAAAATATAAAACCCAAAAGTGAATATCCCTAATAGTGTATCAGTAGTGGTTTTTTTACCAAAACTTCTCAAAGTTTCTACCCAAATAACTGGAAACATAATCAAGTTGATAATCGGTATAAAAAGGAGTACAGTCCACCAAGTAGGGCGGCCTATTATTTTCATTAAAATAATAGCATTGTAAACAGGAATTGCTGCTTCCCAACGCTTTCTTCCTGCGCTTTCATATAATTTCCAAGTTCCTAAAAAGTGAATTACTTGTACTATCAGAAAAAATACAAACCATTGATACAGTGTCATAATCTTTTGTTTAAGGTTTAAAGTTTAAGGTTTTGGGGGATTCACCTCAAACGAAAAATAAATTTATTTTAAATTTAATACATCTTTCATGCTGTAAATTCCGTGTTTTCCAGCTAACCATTCTGCGGCAATAACGGCACCAAGAGCAAATCCTTCTCTGTTGTGAGCAGTATGTTTAATTTCAATAGAGTCTACAACAGATTCGTATGTTACAGTATGTGTACCAGGAACATCTCCAATTCTTTTGGCTTCAATATGAATTTGATTTGGCTCCGCATTTTCAAGTGTCCAACTGCTGTAATTACTATTTTCAATTACTCCTTTTGCCAATGATATTGCAGTTCCACTAGGCGCATCAAGTTTTTGTGTATGGTGAATTTCTTCCATCTCCACTTTATACGAATCAAATTGTGCCATAATTTTGGCCAAATACTCATTCAGTTCAAAGAAAATATTTACACCTAAGCTGAAATTTGAACTAGAAATGAATCCGCCTTTTTTCTCCTTGCAAAGCGCTACCATTTCATCGTAATGTTCTAACCATCCCGTTGTTCCTGAAACTACAGGTACATTTGCATGGAAACAGCTTGAAATATTATCAACGGCAGCCATCGGTACACTAAAATCAATCGCTACATCAGCATTTGAAAGTCCTTCGTAAGTGTTGAATTCGTCTTTTCTTAAAACAATTTCATGTCCTCTTTCGGTTGCAATTCGTTCAATTACTTGACCCATTTTTCCGTATCCTAAAAGCGCAATTTTCATTTGTTTTTTATTTTGAATTAAAAAGTATTAGCTATTAAATGAATGGAGTTCATCGAGTAGCTAAAAGTTATAATTAAGTGTTAGTCCTAAATTTGTTTTTAATGTTACATCATTTGGATAAATAACTGGCTTTACGGACAAATTTTCATTTACATTGAATTGTATTAAAGCTGCATCTACATTAGCATCTAATATATTTAACGCATAAAAAGCCAATGTCATTAAAGCGGATAAATCCCTATTACGTTGGTAAAATTTCTGTCCAGCAATTAATCGGGTTTTATCTAGATAGCTAAATTTATCATCGGTATAACCTTCTAATCTTCGTTTATAGGCATCGCGATATTGATTGTATTTTTTGTTATTGTCAATATAAAAATAAAGACTGGTTCCAATGGCTCCATAAACAAGAGGAATTTTCCAGTATTTCTTATTGTAAGCTTGACCTAAACCCGGCAAGACAGCGGAATAAAAAGCTGCTTTGGCTGGAGTTAAGGGATCAATATCATTTGATTTTAAGGTGTCTTTTGCTACTAGGGCTACCTCTGTTTTTTCTTGTGCAAAAACAGGGATTTTTCCCAAAATGAACAGCATTATACCTATGAAAATTATTTTATTCACTATTCTTTAATAAGTTTTATAATTCTATTAAAGTCTTCCTCAGAATGAAAAGGAATTGTGATTTTACCTTTACCGTTGCCAGCTACTTTTACGTCAACTTTTGTCCCAAAATAATTTGTAAATGCACTCTTTTGGGTTTCTGCTATTTCAAAAGAAGTTGCTTTAGGTTTTCCAGCAGGCTTTGGTTTAAGACTGTCTTGATAATTTTTTACCAAAGCTTCTGTGTCACGAACCGAAAGGTTTTGACTTACAATTTTTTGGTAAATATCTGTTTGAATATCTTGATCTTCGATGTTTATAATGGCGCGACCATGTCCCATAGAAATAAAACCATCACGAATTCCTGTTTGAATAATCGGGTCTAATTTTAAAAGACGCAAATAATTAGCAATTGTAGAACGTTTTTTTCCCACTCGTTCACTCATTTGTTCTTGAGTCAATTGAATTTCATCTATTAATCGCTGGTACGAAAGAGCAATTTCAATAGGGTCTAAATCATGACGCTGAATATTTTCAACCAAAGCCATAACTAAGGATTCATTGTCATTTGCAATTCGAATATAAGCAGGAACTGTAGTCAAGCCTACTAAAGTAGAAGCACGAAGACGTCGTTCTCCAGATATTAATTGGTATTTATTAAAGTCTAGTTTTCGAACTGTAATAGGTTGAATAACGCCTAATTCTTTTATAGAAGTTGCTAGTTCTCTCAATGATTCTTCATTGAAATTACTTCTGGGTTGGAAAGGGTTAATTTCTATGGCATCAATTTCAAGCTCTATAATGTTGCCAACAACTTTATCGGCATTTTTATCGTTAACCGATTTGATGTCGTTTTCCGGATCTTTTAATAATGCAGATAATCCTCTTCCTAAGGCTTGTTTTTTTAGTGCTTTTGCCATAAAACTATTTACTGTTTTTCTTTATGATTTCTTGTGCTAAATGTAAATAATTAGTAGCTCCTTTGCTTGTTGCGTCATAGTTTATGATGCTTTCGCCAAAACTAGGTGCCTCACTTAATTTTACATTTCTTTGAATAATCGTTTCAAATACCATATCGTTAAAGTGTTTTTGAACCTCTTCAACCACTTGGTTTGATAAACGTAATCTGGAATCATACATCGTTAATAGTAATCCTTCAATATCTAATTCTGGATTATGTATTTTTTGGATACTTTTTATAGTGTTCAATAATTTACCCAATCCTTCAAGAGCAAAATACTCACATTGAATAGGTATAATTACTGAATCAGCCGCTGTCAAAGCATTTAATGTAAGTAAACCAAGAGATGGTGCGCAATCTATAATGATATAAT
Above is a window of Flavobacterium sp. 123 DNA encoding:
- a CDS encoding tetratricopeptide repeat protein: MATYSKRGYKAPKEKEVKEVFEDVKIDEKDSTTAGVFSKLDETASKTEDFVAKNQKIIIGLVAAVALVTIGYLAYQKFIASPKEDEAANEMFVAQQDFQKATDGVASDSLYKLALNGSEGKFGFVKIADEYSGTAAGNLANYYAGIAYLNTGKYTEAIDYLNKFTSEDIILSALAKGAIGDAYSQKNQQKEALESYVKAAEISKNDFTTPRFLLKAGKAALALGNKEEALKYFTDIKENYDTTPEASSVDVLIGLAQ
- the ribH gene encoding 6,7-dimethyl-8-ribityllumazine synthase; translation: MATENKNLSEYDKNKVPDAKDFRFGIVVSEWNETITEGLYSGAFTALLENHVPPQQIIRWNVPGSFELIYGAKKMLQTQNVDAVIVIGCVIQGQTKHFDFVCEGVTQGIKDLNVQTDIPVIFCVLTDNTIQQSIDRSGGIHGNKGTEAAIAAIKMAYIRQQASLSHQIDNQHLLSSGALRIENLPLELEE
- the mutL gene encoding DNA mismatch repair endonuclease MutL, which produces MSSIIQLLPDHVANQIAAGEVVQRPASVVKELLENAVDARATDIKLIIKDAGKSLIQVIDNGLGMSVTDARLCFERHATSKIRQAEDLFSLHTKGFRGEALASIAAIAHIEMKTKQDQEELGTHIIIEGSKFVSQEVAVLPKGTSFAVKNLFFNIPARRNFLKSDIVEYKHVIDEFQRVALAHPKIHFTFYHNGSDMFNLPPSTLRQRIVNIFSGKTNEKLVPVQEETEIVAIQGFVSKPEFAKKNRGEQFFFVNDRFIKSGYLHHAVMAAYDGILKDGAQPSYFLYLTVPPNTIDINIHPTKTEIKFDDEQALYAILRASIKHSLGQFNVAPVLDFDRDANLDTPYHYKDLEGETPTIQVNRDFNPFSEEKPSKQFSSYKKPEPTASWESLYVGLKHDTETFSAKSDFTFTNEEITSSLFNDEEVEQVVHKTYQIHKKYIVSPIKSGMVIVDQQRAHQRVLYEQFLVSMTVHQASSQQLLFPLNLFFSTNEMELIAELQLSLMNTGFVFEESMADHVVISGIPVNVTESEVSIVLEQLLSDLQDGIPESSFSQNDTIAKSMAKSLAVKTGTYLTEKEQENLVNGLFACKDPNVSPFQKPTFITMRVEDLDKKFAI
- a CDS encoding rhomboid family intramembrane serine protease, producing the protein MRNVTETVKQLIIINILFFVGTLAIGDSAYRILALYFPESPDFKFWQPITHMFMHGGFMHIFFNMFALYSFGSALEHFWGAKKFLFFYISCGLGAALVNTAINYYYFQEGLNTLMANGFPRAEILQVLSEGKINTKWQELLSVSDFQNFTSAYLGSVVGASGAIYGVIVAFAFMFPNAELALMFVPIPIKAKYFVPGLVLIDLYLGVSGGESIFGGGGIAHFAHVGGALFGFIIMWYWKKNQFNRNRWN
- a CDS encoding rhomboid family intramembrane serine protease is translated as MGIIDDLKLQYKLGGIAFRLIFWNVICFLVSLVFFYQFKSGVFDFPNWIALSSEPAIFITKPWTLLTYAFFHYGFGHLFFNMLVLNFSSTLFLTFFTPKQYLGLYLLSAFFSGICFVLGFYFFNLSASIIGASAAIMAILVATTTYSPLMNVRLLIIGNVKLWHITLVILVIDLMQFRLENTGGHISHISGAFFGFIFIKLLQNGIDLSNIVTNIISFGSNLFKKSPSTPFKKVHKNYHKPVEKTVSRIVTKDKTQQQIDEILDKISQSGYDCLTKEEKEFLFKAGK
- a CDS encoding endonuclease/exonuclease/phosphatase family protein, whose amino-acid sequence is MKNLSWFNKGMFFLNIVLTVLTFSAYLLPFLAPKAFPLLSVLTLFMPLFFIFNGLFFIYWAFQFKKRMILSGLVLLMGITFINKFYKFSAKDFPQSEKDFTVMSYNVRLFNVFKWLDRDNVPSEILTFINDKNPDILCIQEYSSSANIDLKVYSHKYIFMGGNQIKTGQAIFSKFPIINEGNIVFPNSNNNVIFADIKRGKEIIRVYNMHLQSIKISPDVNEINDNIDAINQQKSQMLFNRISKAFKQQQQQAEIFKEHKKGCTYPLIICGDMNNSAFSYVYRNIKGKLKDCFEEAGKGFGATYKFKYYPARIDYIFADEKMKVKSFESFPEFVNSDHYPIMTKLAFE
- a CDS encoding WbqC family protein, translated to MNTLLHPTYFPSISHFVAMAQSEEITFEIEDNFQKQTNRNRTYIYSPNGIQLLNIPVKHSKLSHQKTKDIQIENDFDWQKQHFKSLEAAYRSSPFFEYFEDDIRPIFEKKHNFLLDLNFETLDFITKSMRLKLDYKTTVEYFHEVDANKVTDFRFLANGKKDTSVFESYTQVFDDKYGFINNLSVLDLLFNEGKFALDYLKSQKIS
- the lepB gene encoding signal peptidase I; this encodes MTLYQWFVFFLIVQVIHFLGTWKLYESAGRKRWEAAIPVYNAIILMKIIGRPTWWTVLLFIPIINLIMFPVIWVETLRSFGKKTTTDTLLGIFTFGFYIFYINYTQPLNYITDRSLQPENRTADTVSSLLFAVIVATLVHTYFIQPYTIPTSSLEKSLLVGDFLFVSKMNYGARVPMTTVALPMVHDTIPFLKRKSYLTWPELPYLRLPAMQSINRTDIVVFNWPADTVYKFRDDTGRRVDKPIDKKSNYVKRCVGIPGDSLSIKDGIVYINGKELILPERAKPQFSYKVALDGKTPIDFEYLFKDMDITDGAGFIDDQKKDTLFIAALTAAGAERLKNVPGITGVKRIISKDVENGIFPHINKWNRDNFGPIYIPQKGKTVALTMETLPFYKTIITDYEDNKLNVNGSEIVINDKVATTYTFKQDYYWMMGDNRHNSEDSRYWGYVPENHIVGKPIFIWLSIDSNAKGLDKIRWERLFTTVSGEGQPQSYFKLFLLGLVAFFVGEFFWKKRKERKI
- the dapB gene encoding 4-hydroxy-tetrahydrodipicolinate reductase, giving the protein MKIALLGYGKMGQVIERIATERGHEIVLRKDEFNTYEGLSNADVAIDFSVPMAAVDNISSCFHANVPVVSGTTGWLEHYDEMVALCKEKKGGFISSSNFSLGVNIFFELNEYLAKIMAQFDSYKVEMEEIHHTQKLDAPSGTAISLAKGVIENSNYSSWTLENAEPNQIHIEAKRIGDVPGTHTVTYESVVDSIEIKHTAHNREGFALGAVIAAEWLAGKHGIYSMKDVLNLK
- a CDS encoding DUF5683 domain-containing protein, encoding MNKIIFIGIMLFILGKIPVFAQEKTEVALVAKDTLKSNDIDPLTPAKAAFYSAVLPGLGQAYNKKYWKIPLVYGAIGTSLYFYIDNNKKYNQYRDAYKRRLEGYTDDKFSYLDKTRLIAGQKFYQRNRDLSALMTLAFYALNILDANVDAALIQFNVNENLSVKPVIYPNDVTLKTNLGLTLNYNF
- a CDS encoding ParB/RepB/Spo0J family partition protein; translated protein: MAKALKKQALGRGLSALLKDPENDIKSVNDKNADKVVGNIIELEIDAIEINPFQPRSNFNEESLRELATSIKELGVIQPITVRKLDFNKYQLISGERRLRASTLVGLTTVPAYIRIANDNESLVMALVENIQRHDLDPIEIALSYQRLIDEIQLTQEQMSERVGKKRSTIANYLRLLKLDPIIQTGIRDGFISMGHGRAIINIEDQDIQTDIYQKIVSQNLSVRDTEALVKNYQDSLKPKPAGKPKATSFEIAETQKSAFTNYFGTKVDVKVAGNGKGKITIPFHSEEDFNRIIKLIKE
- a CDS encoding ParA family protein: MGKIIAIANQKGGVGKTTTSVNLAASLGVLEKKVLLIDADPQANATSGLGIDVEGVEIGTYQILEHSNTPEEAIIKCTAPNVDVIPSHIDLVAIEIELVDKENREYMLKKALENIKKEYDYIIIDCAPSLGLLTLNALTAADSVIIPIQCEYFALEGLGKLLNTIKSIQKIHNPELDIEGLLLTMYDSRLRLSNQVVEEVQKHFNDMVFETIIQRNVKLSEAPSFGESIINYDATSKGATNYLHLAQEIIKKNSK